The nucleotide window TTGCCCGGGGCCTCGTTGGCGAAGCGGAACCAGACCTGGATGCTGTGCCGGTCGCCTGCGGCCTGGTTTTCCAGGACATATTCCAGGCTGCCGGGCTGGCCGCGCCGGGTGGCCACGAGGCCGTAGCCCCAGAACGGATGGATGGCCAGGTCGCGCAGGGCATGGGCCTGGCGGCACACAGCCCCGGGATCGGTGCCGAGGACGGCGGTAAAGGGCGTGGCTTCGACCCGCAACGCATCCTGGCGCGGGTAGGCGAAGGTATAGAGGGTGAATTCCCTGTCGCGCACCACCCGCTCGGGTCGGCCCAGGCGGGCGAACACCTCGGCCTCGTCGTGGCCGAGGTGGGCGAAATCGTTGCCCGAGGTCAGGAAGTTGAAGCGCCCGACCGTTTCCCCCGGGGCCAGGCCCTGGCGGACGAGGGGATTGGGCGTGGTGAAGCGGTCGAGATACCAGCTCACCCCTTCGCGAAAGAGGCTTTCCGAGACGGTGGTGAGCTGGGAGGCGTCGATGAGCGCCGGCAGCTTTCGGGCCACGTCCTTAAACGAGGCGAAATGGAAAATGGCGGCCGCGTAGCCGTTGACGCCCTCGTAGAAATCGGCCCGGTGGCGGGCGAAAAACGCCCCGCCCGCCGCCAGCGTGGCCACGGCCACGACCAGGGCGGCCGGCGCGCGCCAGCGGCCCCGCGTCCCGAGCGCCGCGCCGAAAACCATGGCCGCCGGGCCGAGCATGAACAGGAAATAGATCGGCCAGACCGTGCGGCCCGAGCGCATGACCAGAAGGGCCGCCACCGGCACGGCCACCACCAGGCCCAGCAGGGCCGCCAGGCGGGCGTCGCGCCGGGCCAGCCGCCAGGCCCCCACGGCGGCCACGGCCGCGAACGGCCAAAACCCGGCCAAGGTCCCCGTGGGCGAAGCCACCAGGGCCACGGCGGACAGGGCCGTCTCGGCGGCGGCAGCCAGGGTGTCGGCCTGCAAACCGGCCTCCTTGCGGCCAAGGAAGCTGACCAGAAACGGCAGGACCGGCAGGGCGCCAACCAGGCTGGCCCCGGCGAACCAGGCCGCCGTGCGCCAGCGCCGCCGCAGGTCGCCCAGGGCGAAGGCGGCCACGGCCACGCCCTCGGCGGCAACCACGAGCAGCCCCAGGTAATGCAGGGCCATGAGCCCGGCATTGGCCAGGGCCAAGGCCCACGGGCGAAACCGGGCCCGGTCGGCCAGGCCGGCGGCCAGAAGCTCCAACGCCCACACGAAAAGCGGCAGCATCAGGACATAGGGCCGCGTCTGGCGCGAAGCCCAGATATGGTAGGGCGAGACGGCCAGATAACCGGCCGCGGCCAGGGCGGCCGCCTGCCCGAGCCGTGGCGCCACCACCCTGTACAGGGCGTAGACCGTGGCCACGCCGGCCAGGGCGAAGGGAAATCGCAGGGCGAAATCCGAAAAGCCGCAGGCGGACACGGCCTTGAGCAGCAGATAGAAATAGGGGGAATTGTCGCTGATGCTCAACGTGGAACGCAACAGCAGGTCGAGGGGCTTGACGGCGCTCAGGACGCTGTACATCTCGTCGGCCCACAAATAGGGCGCATCGAGGCGATAGAAGCGGAGAAAAACCGCCGTGGCCACGACCAGCCACAAAGCCACGGTCCCGGCCACCGTTCCGGAGGGCGTCCCGGGGGCGGCGGCTGGCGGGGGGCCTGACGGCCTGCGCGGCGGTTGACTCGGCTCCATGGGGGTCACGGCTTGCTGGCGCCAGGGCAAGGCGTTGGCGCTTTTGGGAAAATACCGACGGTGGCGCTTATCCCAAAAGCCCCGGCCAGGCAAGGGGACCCGGCCGAGGGCGCATCGCGGCCGCCCGACCGGGGCGAGGCCTCAGGCCACGATGACCTGCTTGCCGACCATGGCCCCGGTGCGCTGGCGCAGGTGGGCCTGGCGGACGGTTTCGG belongs to Solidesulfovibrio sp. and includes:
- a CDS encoding glycosyltransferase family 39 protein; this encodes MALWLVVATAVFLRFYRLDAPYLWADEMYSVLSAVKPLDLLLRSTLSISDNSPYFYLLLKAVSACGFSDFALRFPFALAGVATVYALYRVVAPRLGQAAALAAAGYLAVSPYHIWASRQTRPYVLMLPLFVWALELLAAGLADRARFRPWALALANAGLMALHYLGLLVVAAEGVAVAAFALGDLRRRWRTAAWFAGASLVGALPVLPFLVSFLGRKEAGLQADTLAAAAETALSAVALVASPTGTLAGFWPFAAVAAVGAWRLARRDARLAALLGLVVAVPVAALLVMRSGRTVWPIYFLFMLGPAAMVFGAALGTRGRWRAPAALVVAVATLAAGGAFFARHRADFYEGVNGYAAAIFHFASFKDVARKLPALIDASQLTTVSESLFREGVSWYLDRFTTPNPLVRQGLAPGETVGRFNFLTSGNDFAHLGHDEAEVFARLGRPERVVRDREFTLYTFAYPRQDALRVEATPFTAVLGTDPGAVCRQAHALRDLAIHPFWGYGLVATRRGQPGSLEYVLENQAAGDRHSIQVWFRFANEAPGNRLRCEYAFDDEAPVALLESLGKDPRSAFAATIRRDRPYRRLAIRFLLRVDTDEERPNLAVLRTLQLKETRLAVCAADEESDCAQWLYTSTLPQGFVDTALPGQRTLGEDNLAVEPADAAGFATVSPVDAGRPGSLTVAVGAAGPGTLFFPRLCGPNASLQVLRQEPDGGFRELFAMKSPPSGCTPVGLQCPLDLGPAGQADSVLRFMLYGRGAQLARRQGDVLFHLGSQAGQAALSKP